From a region of the Synergistaceae bacterium genome:
- a CDS encoding helix-turn-helix transcriptional regulator: MLNAFGKWLRKFRIDNGLLLRDMAGTLDVSSAFLSSIETGRKSIPDGIVGKICDRYRLDDEARISLNEAVEGSVSKLSLDLSKVNTKDRCLVCTFAKRFPDLSPEDKVEILKILSKAGD; the protein is encoded by the coding sequence ATGTTAAATGCCTTCGGAAAATGGTTACGCAAGTTCCGGATAGATAATGGGCTTTTATTAAGAGATATGGCGGGAACACTAGATGTATCTTCAGCCTTCCTATCTTCTATAGAAACAGGACGTAAAAGTATCCCTGACGGCATTGTAGGCAAAATTTGCGACCGGTATCGGCTTGATGATGAGGCTCGTATTTCCTTGAATGAGGCAGTTGAAGGGTCTGTGTCAAAATTAAGTCTCGATTTATCAAAAGTAAATACGAAAGACAGATGTCTTGTATGTACATTTGCTAAACGCTTCCCTGATCTGAGTCCGGAAGACAAAGTAGAAATTTTAAAGATTTTATCAAAGGCAGGTGATTAA